A region of Mycobacterium sp. 155 DNA encodes the following proteins:
- a CDS encoding winged helix-turn-helix domain-containing protein: protein MSTDVADAQKRLTARAARQRIDERELERAIYQAANHAGLSQRQISDIVGIHSQATVQRILRRLTEDPALLDERPAEIIDRRAAGLIDTADMMDRLLNWKYSFGGVVRVDGVATDAYITGDWDEIEMAFYRGLLSDEEFQALAARHLKSMGSGARR, encoded by the coding sequence ATGTCAACCGACGTCGCCGACGCCCAGAAGAGGCTGACGGCCAGAGCTGCGCGCCAACGTATCGATGAACGTGAACTTGAGCGCGCGATCTACCAGGCCGCCAATCATGCGGGGCTTTCGCAGCGGCAGATCAGCGACATCGTGGGTATCCATTCGCAGGCTACAGTCCAGCGCATCCTGCGCCGGCTAACCGAAGATCCCGCGCTGCTCGACGAGAGGCCCGCCGAGATCATCGATCGCCGTGCCGCCGGACTCATCGACACCGCTGACATGATGGACAGGCTCCTTAACTGGAAGTACTCCTTCGGGGGTGTCGTGCGCGTCGACGGTGTCGCCACCGACGCCTATATAACCGGGGACTGGGACGAAATCGAGATGGCCTTCTACCGAGGCCTGCTCAGCGACGAGGAGTTCCAGGCTCTGGCCGCCCGCCACCTCAAGAGCATGGGCAGTGGCGCCCGACGCTGA
- a CDS encoding transglutaminase family protein, protein MDDRYLRATALLDVDRPSLKTLVGERSWMELPERARIGAVYDFVRCEIPFGYNVSDDIPASAVLADGYGQCNTKTTLLMALLRASGIGCRFHGATIDKRLQQGVMTGLLYRLAPTSILHSWAEVFVAGHWVGLEGVILDDTYLDGLRTSIKQDGGPFLGYGVGTDDLANPPIHWAGTDTRIQATGVNKDFGVFDDPDTFYRAHGVNARGFKGWLYRHLMRTAMNTKVASIRAAGTSPCPSTRRNAR, encoded by the coding sequence GTGGATGACCGCTACCTCAGAGCGACGGCGTTGCTCGATGTCGACCGTCCGAGCCTGAAAACCCTTGTCGGAGAGCGGTCCTGGATGGAGCTTCCCGAACGTGCCCGTATCGGCGCGGTCTATGACTTCGTTCGATGCGAGATACCGTTCGGGTACAACGTGTCCGACGACATCCCGGCGTCGGCGGTGCTGGCGGACGGCTATGGGCAGTGCAACACGAAGACGACCCTATTGATGGCACTGCTGCGAGCCAGCGGCATCGGGTGCCGATTTCACGGCGCGACCATCGACAAGCGCCTCCAACAGGGGGTGATGACCGGTCTGCTGTACCGGCTCGCTCCGACCAGCATTCTCCACAGCTGGGCCGAGGTGTTCGTCGCCGGTCACTGGGTCGGCCTCGAAGGCGTCATCCTCGATGACACCTACCTCGACGGGCTCCGGACCTCCATCAAGCAGGACGGCGGCCCGTTCCTCGGCTACGGGGTCGGTACCGACGACCTCGCCAACCCACCGATCCACTGGGCAGGAACAGACACCCGCATCCAGGCGACCGGGGTGAACAAGGACTTCGGCGTCTTCGACGATCCCGACACCTTCTATCGCGCGCACGGCGTCAACGCCCGTGGCTTCAAGGGATGGTTGTACCGGCACCTCATGCGCACCGCCATGAACACGAAGGTGGCCTCGATCCGAGCAGCAGGTACTTCACCGTGCCCCTCGACGCGGAGGAATGCCCGATAG
- a CDS encoding DUF302 domain-containing protein → MTALALSTTLHTTFDDAVARTRKALADNGFGVLTEIDVKATMKAKLDADLADYLILGACNPPLAYQAVLTDPEIGLFLPCNVVVRADTTHGDDTVIVDAINPELMAQLSDAPAMEQVAQQVTVKLQAVIDALGGQ, encoded by the coding sequence ATGACAGCCCTGGCACTATCCACCACACTGCACACCACCTTCGACGACGCGGTAGCCCGCACACGTAAAGCGCTGGCCGACAACGGGTTCGGGGTGCTCACCGAGATCGACGTGAAAGCCACCATGAAGGCCAAACTCGACGCCGACCTGGCCGACTACCTCATCCTGGGAGCCTGCAACCCGCCCCTGGCCTACCAGGCCGTGCTCACCGACCCCGAGATCGGGCTGTTCCTGCCCTGCAACGTCGTGGTACGCGCCGACACCACCCACGGCGACGACACCGTCATCGTCGATGCCATCAACCCTGAGCTGATGGCCCAACTCAGCGACGCACCCGCAATGGAACAGGTGGCCCAACAGGTCACCGTCAAACTGCAAGCCGTCATCGACGCCCTCGGCGGGCAGTAA
- a CDS encoding tyrosine-type recombinase/integrase, whose product MSPPALGADRPRPEWFATFLADRGSRKPSAHTLAAYCRDFDGIAEVVVGGADVASMRLADITLDSLRTAFAVFAESHAPASIRRCWSTWNTLCTFLYTAELIAANPMPMIGRPRTGRTLAKSLPPNAIEALIGVLAAEEPSTRRSDWIERDRAIILTALLAGLRREELVGANIGDIRPTDTGAVIQVRGKGNKDRRVPIEAPLIEALQQYLASRAMRFPRPAGRRSAPGGQFATWPATAPLFVGADGERITRGTLQYRVLRAFQRAGIDAERARGALVHGLRHTFATELANAEVSVYMLMRLLGHESMATSQRYITAAGIETREAAARNPLYKILQPSGDGEY is encoded by the coding sequence GTGTCACCCCCAGCCCTCGGCGCCGACCGCCCTCGCCCGGAGTGGTTCGCGACATTTCTGGCGGACCGGGGAAGCCGCAAGCCGTCGGCGCACACGCTGGCGGCCTACTGTCGCGACTTCGACGGCATCGCCGAGGTCGTCGTCGGCGGCGCGGATGTGGCATCCATGCGATTGGCCGACATCACCCTGGACTCGCTGCGGACGGCGTTTGCCGTCTTCGCGGAAAGCCATGCGCCGGCCTCCATCCGCCGCTGCTGGTCGACGTGGAACACGTTGTGCACATTCCTCTACACCGCCGAGCTGATCGCGGCCAATCCGATGCCCATGATCGGACGGCCCAGAACGGGCAGGACACTGGCAAAATCGCTGCCGCCCAACGCGATCGAAGCCCTCATCGGTGTCCTGGCAGCCGAGGAGCCGTCCACACGGCGCAGCGACTGGATCGAACGCGACCGTGCCATCATCCTGACCGCGCTGCTGGCCGGCCTGCGCCGCGAGGAATTGGTGGGCGCCAACATCGGCGACATCCGCCCCACCGACACCGGCGCGGTCATCCAGGTGCGCGGCAAGGGCAACAAGGACCGCCGCGTGCCGATCGAGGCTCCCCTGATCGAGGCGCTGCAGCAGTACCTGGCTAGCCGCGCCATGCGATTCCCCCGGCCCGCGGGCCGGCGAAGCGCCCCGGGCGGGCAGTTCGCGACCTGGCCGGCCACTGCGCCGCTGTTCGTCGGAGCTGACGGCGAACGTATCACCCGCGGCACGCTGCAGTACCGTGTGCTGCGGGCGTTTCAGCGAGCCGGTATCGACGCCGAGCGGGCCCGCGGGGCCCTGGTGCACGGCTTGCGCCACACCTTCGCCACCGAACTGGCCAACGCCGAGGTCAGCGTCTACATGCTCATGCGCCTGCTCGGGCATGAATCGATGGCCACCTCCCAGCGCTACATCACCGCCGCGGGCATCGAGACACGTGAGGCTGCCGCCCGAAACCCGCTCTACAAGATCCTCCAACCCTCTGGTGATGGCGAATATTGA
- a CDS encoding zeta toxin family protein, with product MAPDADLRAEVAEQLTIRSVAGGPLHREAAECTEYRYATDVGRARLHKHIIDRYLARENPRRDGRSAIVTAGAPGSGKSSMLRALVADLGDYRVVDADIVKDHLIEQALHDGIYDHLLVEILADGHALAPRELAGLVHLESVKLADQIRRLCIIRKENIVVEGTLTWDGQGPRIFRELADAEYTDIEVYGVDVGRAVAHQQALTRWWQGRQLWVNGADQLGGRFIPAEAIDVCYTQAASSVCTSHALQFIDTAQSGEVPHVHVTILHGSPLGALEVVDERYYRQ from the coding sequence GTGGCGCCCGACGCTGACCTGCGCGCTGAAGTAGCCGAACAGCTCACCATCCGATCGGTAGCAGGTGGACCACTGCACCGCGAGGCTGCTGAATGCACGGAATACCGGTATGCCACCGATGTCGGCCGCGCGCGGTTGCACAAACACATCATCGACAGGTATCTCGCCCGCGAGAATCCCCGCCGCGACGGCCGCTCAGCGATCGTCACAGCTGGCGCACCCGGATCAGGAAAGAGCTCGATGCTGCGCGCCTTGGTTGCTGATCTGGGCGACTACCGGGTGGTCGACGCCGACATCGTCAAGGACCACCTCATTGAACAGGCACTCCACGACGGCATCTACGACCACTTGCTGGTCGAGATTCTCGCGGACGGGCACGCGCTGGCACCCCGCGAACTCGCCGGGCTCGTTCACCTCGAATCGGTGAAACTAGCCGACCAGATTCGACGACTATGCATCATCCGCAAAGAAAACATCGTCGTCGAGGGCACGCTCACCTGGGATGGGCAGGGGCCCAGAATTTTTCGTGAACTCGCGGACGCCGAGTACACCGACATCGAGGTGTATGGAGTCGACGTCGGACGGGCCGTCGCCCACCAACAAGCCTTGACTCGGTGGTGGCAGGGTCGACAACTCTGGGTCAACGGCGCCGATCAACTGGGGGGTCGGTTCATTCCGGCCGAGGCCATCGACGTCTGCTACACACAAGCTGCCAGTTCCGTATGTACCTCCCACGCACTGCAATTCATAGACACGGCTCAATCAGGCGAAGTTCCACACGTCCATGTCACCATCCTGCACGGGAGCCCACTTGGCGCGCTCGAGGTGGTCGACGAACGTTACTACCGCCAATGA